From a single Mobula birostris isolate sMobBir1 chromosome 13, sMobBir1.hap1, whole genome shotgun sequence genomic region:
- the LOC140208237 gene encoding NACHT, LRR and PYD domains-containing protein 3-like isoform X1, whose amino-acid sequence MDTDLNSAISAFLSNCEDHQLFLLTRFYMERLEQAIEEGVEGVSFMLMGEDHFTGPEYHSVTELAEKGNRAGASKLLLDLVMEKGSGARRVMWESFVKLHHHLPKLSRILNEIWERGDAQFAYMDTERGLSEVPAHLKDVQQKHKETLRTQTETLRVNTILMREKVKVFQLVDRYAELTVISTVRDRRLVEHELLARGRDHEEWREEHLRRELEKILTDQLFQSSFSRSNSKSGSSAAVAGVAGIGKTTMVQKIVYDWATGKIYQQFQFVFSFKFRDLNSINWRINLKELILDQYPYFGNILREVWKNPEGLLFIFDGLDEFEHRIDFADSRRDTGPQYTCTDPEFRCKVSDIVYSLIQHKLLPGCSVLVTTRPTALHLLEKAEIGVWAEILGFVGEERKEYFIRHFEDQTVAEAVFKHVKENEILYTMSYNPSYCWILALALGPFFTQRVRDPQRVPKTITQLYSYCIYNILKNHGREIENPRDVLLRVGQMAFRGVSDKKIVFTDGDLINYNLQPSQFLSGFLMELLEREDSARSVVYTFPHLTVQEFVAAVAQFLTICPRDILKFLTEAHSTTDGRFEVFLRFVAGLSSPMTTRGLEEFLGPFPHQTTCRVIDWVKEEFKRQVRYTWNKAGKRSFLNTLHYLFESQNRGLAQATLGSVETLSFSGMTLTPIDCAVLSHVIGHCDTIKHLDLQYCHIQCEEIQRLGPGLHKCQELGLSSNDLGDSGVKLVSAALRNPECKIQTLWLREVGLTDSGAEDLVSALSTNPSLTELNLSDNKLGDSGVKLVSAALRNPECKIQKLGLRKVRLTDSGAKDLVSALSTNPSLTELDLSGNALGDSGVKLVSAALRNPECKIQKLELYNIGVTDSGAEDLASALRTNRSLTRLNLGYNSLTDGSVPALRCLILTLPSLERIWLRYNQFSWIGKKELRPLQELRPEVRVDL is encoded by the exons ATGGACACAG ATCTGAACTCCGCAATCTCCGCCTTCCTGTCAAATTGTGAGGATCACCAACTGTTCCTGTTGACGAGATTCTACATGGAGCGACTGGAGCAggcgattgaggagggtgtggagggagtcaGCTTCATGTTAATGGGCGAGGATCACTTCACCGGGCCAGAGTATCAC AGCGTGACTGAGCTGGCGGAGAAGGGAAACCGAGCAGGCGCTTCCAAACTCCTCCTGGATCTGGTGATGGAGAAGGGCTCCGGGgcccggagggtgatgtgggaatcctttgtgaAACTACACCACCATTTACCGAAGCTGAGCAGAATATTGAATGAAATATGGGAACGTG GTGATGCCCAGTTCGCCTACATGGACACTGAGCGGGGTTTATCTGAAGTGCCCGCACATCTGAAAG atgttcaacagaaacacaaggagactctgcggacacaaactgaaacactgagagtgaacacaatcctgatgagggagaaggtgaaggttttccagctggttgatcgatacgctgagctcacagtcatttctactgttcgagatcggagactggtggaacatgagctgctggcaagaggcagagaccacgaggagtggagagaggaacatcTCCGCAGAGAGCTGGAAAAAATCCTGACTGATCAGTTgttccagagcagcttttcccGGAGTAATTCTAAATCTGGGAGTtcggcagcagtggccggagtcgcggggatcgggaaaacaacaatggtacaaaagattgtttatgactgggccacggggaaaatataccaacaattccagtttgtcttcagtttcaaattccgagatttaaactccattaactgGAGAATAAACCTGAAagaactgattctggatcagtatccttactttgggaatatcctgagagaggtctggaagaacccagagggattgctaTTTATATTCGATGGCTTGGATGAATTCGAGCACAGAatcgattttgctgacagtcggagAGACACAGGACCTCAGTACACATGCACAGATCCTGAATTCCGGTGCaaggtgtctgacattgtgtacagtttaatccagcacaagctgctcccagggtgttcagtgctggtgaccacacgtcccactgcgttacatttattggaaaaggcGGAGATCGGTgtttgggctgaaatcctgggatttgttggtgaggaacggaaggaatatttcatcaggcattttgaagatcagacagtggcagaagctgttttcaaacacgtgaaggagaacgagatcctgtacaccatgagctacaacccctcctactgctggatcctcgctctggcactgggccccttcttcacacaaagagtcagggacccgcagcgagttcccaagaccatcacccaactgtaCTCCTACtgtatttacaacatcctgaaaaaccacggccgtgagattgagaacccccgtgatgtgttactcagggtcggtcagatggccttcagaggagtgtccgataagaagattgtgtttacagatggagatttgatcaactacaatctgcagccttcccagttcctgtccgggttcctgatggagcttttggagagagaggattctgcccggagcgtggtgtacacattcccacacctcaccgtCCAAGAATTTgtagctgcagtcgcacaattccTGACTATATGTCCCAGGGATATcttgaaattcctcactgaagcccacagcACTACAGATGGAcgatttgaggtatttctccgttttgttgctggtctctcctccCCAATGACAACTCGGGGCCTGGAagagtttctgggtccatttcctcatcagacaacctgccgggtgattgactgggtgaaggaggaatTTAAACGCCAGGTTCGATACACATGGAATAAAGCTGGCAAAAGGAGCTTCCTGAAtacattgcactacctgtttgagtctcagaatcgtggactggctcaggccacactgggatctgtggaaacactttcattcagtggaatgacactgaccccgattgactgcgcggtcctgtctcatgtcatcggacactgtgatacaataaaacacctcGACTTGCAGTActgccacattcagtgtgaagAAATCCAGCGTCTGGGACCCGGGCTACACAAGTGCCAGGAGTTGGG ACTGAGTAGTAATgacctgggagattcaggagtgaaactggtgtctgcggctctgaggaacccagagtgtaaaatacagactctgtg gctgagggaggtcggtctcacagattctggtgccgaggatctcgtctccgctctcagtacaaacccatcactgacggagctgaacctgagtgacaataaactgggagattcaggagtgaaactggtgtctgcggctctgaggaacccggagtgtaaaatacagaaactggg tctGAGGAAGGTccgtctcacagattctggtgccaaggatctcgtctccgctctcagtacaaacccatcactgacggagctggacCTGAGTGGTAATGcgctgggagattcaggagtgaaactggtgtctgcggctctgaggaacccagagtgtaaaatacagaaactgga gctgtacAATATCGGtgtcacagattctggtgccgaggatctcgcctCCGCTCTCAGGACAAACCGATCACTGACGAGGCTGAACCTGGGTTACAACTCGCTGACAGACGgatctgtccccgctctccgctgcctcatactgaccctcccgagtcTGGAACGGATCTG GTTACGGTACAATCAGTTCAGTTGGATTGGGAAGAAGGAACTGAGGCCTCTGCAGGAACTCAGACCAGAAGTAAGAGTGGACCTGTGA
- the LOC140208237 gene encoding NACHT, LRR and PYD domains-containing protein 3-like isoform X2, giving the protein MERLEQAIEEGVEGVSFMLMGEDHFTGPEYHSVTELAEKGNRAGASKLLLDLVMEKGSGARRVMWESFVKLHHHLPKLSRILNEIWERGDAQFAYMDTERGLSEVPAHLKDVQQKHKETLRTQTETLRVNTILMREKVKVFQLVDRYAELTVISTVRDRRLVEHELLARGRDHEEWREEHLRRELEKILTDQLFQSSFSRSNSKSGSSAAVAGVAGIGKTTMVQKIVYDWATGKIYQQFQFVFSFKFRDLNSINWRINLKELILDQYPYFGNILREVWKNPEGLLFIFDGLDEFEHRIDFADSRRDTGPQYTCTDPEFRCKVSDIVYSLIQHKLLPGCSVLVTTRPTALHLLEKAEIGVWAEILGFVGEERKEYFIRHFEDQTVAEAVFKHVKENEILYTMSYNPSYCWILALALGPFFTQRVRDPQRVPKTITQLYSYCIYNILKNHGREIENPRDVLLRVGQMAFRGVSDKKIVFTDGDLINYNLQPSQFLSGFLMELLEREDSARSVVYTFPHLTVQEFVAAVAQFLTICPRDILKFLTEAHSTTDGRFEVFLRFVAGLSSPMTTRGLEEFLGPFPHQTTCRVIDWVKEEFKRQVRYTWNKAGKRSFLNTLHYLFESQNRGLAQATLGSVETLSFSGMTLTPIDCAVLSHVIGHCDTIKHLDLQYCHIQCEEIQRLGPGLHKCQELGLSSNDLGDSGVKLVSAALRNPECKIQTLWLREVGLTDSGAEDLVSALSTNPSLTELNLSDNKLGDSGVKLVSAALRNPECKIQKLGLRKVRLTDSGAKDLVSALSTNPSLTELDLSGNALGDSGVKLVSAALRNPECKIQKLELYNIGVTDSGAEDLASALRTNRSLTRLNLGYNSLTDGSVPALRCLILTLPSLERIWLRYNQFSWIGKKELRPLQELRPEVRVDL; this is encoded by the exons ATGGAGCGACTGGAGCAggcgattgaggagggtgtggagggagtcaGCTTCATGTTAATGGGCGAGGATCACTTCACCGGGCCAGAGTATCAC AGCGTGACTGAGCTGGCGGAGAAGGGAAACCGAGCAGGCGCTTCCAAACTCCTCCTGGATCTGGTGATGGAGAAGGGCTCCGGGgcccggagggtgatgtgggaatcctttgtgaAACTACACCACCATTTACCGAAGCTGAGCAGAATATTGAATGAAATATGGGAACGTG GTGATGCCCAGTTCGCCTACATGGACACTGAGCGGGGTTTATCTGAAGTGCCCGCACATCTGAAAG atgttcaacagaaacacaaggagactctgcggacacaaactgaaacactgagagtgaacacaatcctgatgagggagaaggtgaaggttttccagctggttgatcgatacgctgagctcacagtcatttctactgttcgagatcggagactggtggaacatgagctgctggcaagaggcagagaccacgaggagtggagagaggaacatcTCCGCAGAGAGCTGGAAAAAATCCTGACTGATCAGTTgttccagagcagcttttcccGGAGTAATTCTAAATCTGGGAGTtcggcagcagtggccggagtcgcggggatcgggaaaacaacaatggtacaaaagattgtttatgactgggccacggggaaaatataccaacaattccagtttgtcttcagtttcaaattccgagatttaaactccattaactgGAGAATAAACCTGAAagaactgattctggatcagtatccttactttgggaatatcctgagagaggtctggaagaacccagagggattgctaTTTATATTCGATGGCTTGGATGAATTCGAGCACAGAatcgattttgctgacagtcggagAGACACAGGACCTCAGTACACATGCACAGATCCTGAATTCCGGTGCaaggtgtctgacattgtgtacagtttaatccagcacaagctgctcccagggtgttcagtgctggtgaccacacgtcccactgcgttacatttattggaaaaggcGGAGATCGGTgtttgggctgaaatcctgggatttgttggtgaggaacggaaggaatatttcatcaggcattttgaagatcagacagtggcagaagctgttttcaaacacgtgaaggagaacgagatcctgtacaccatgagctacaacccctcctactgctggatcctcgctctggcactgggccccttcttcacacaaagagtcagggacccgcagcgagttcccaagaccatcacccaactgtaCTCCTACtgtatttacaacatcctgaaaaaccacggccgtgagattgagaacccccgtgatgtgttactcagggtcggtcagatggccttcagaggagtgtccgataagaagattgtgtttacagatggagatttgatcaactacaatctgcagccttcccagttcctgtccgggttcctgatggagcttttggagagagaggattctgcccggagcgtggtgtacacattcccacacctcaccgtCCAAGAATTTgtagctgcagtcgcacaattccTGACTATATGTCCCAGGGATATcttgaaattcctcactgaagcccacagcACTACAGATGGAcgatttgaggtatttctccgttttgttgctggtctctcctccCCAATGACAACTCGGGGCCTGGAagagtttctgggtccatttcctcatcagacaacctgccgggtgattgactgggtgaaggaggaatTTAAACGCCAGGTTCGATACACATGGAATAAAGCTGGCAAAAGGAGCTTCCTGAAtacattgcactacctgtttgagtctcagaatcgtggactggctcaggccacactgggatctgtggaaacactttcattcagtggaatgacactgaccccgattgactgcgcggtcctgtctcatgtcatcggacactgtgatacaataaaacacctcGACTTGCAGTActgccacattcagtgtgaagAAATCCAGCGTCTGGGACCCGGGCTACACAAGTGCCAGGAGTTGGG ACTGAGTAGTAATgacctgggagattcaggagtgaaactggtgtctgcggctctgaggaacccagagtgtaaaatacagactctgtg gctgagggaggtcggtctcacagattctggtgccgaggatctcgtctccgctctcagtacaaacccatcactgacggagctgaacctgagtgacaataaactgggagattcaggagtgaaactggtgtctgcggctctgaggaacccggagtgtaaaatacagaaactggg tctGAGGAAGGTccgtctcacagattctggtgccaaggatctcgtctccgctctcagtacaaacccatcactgacggagctggacCTGAGTGGTAATGcgctgggagattcaggagtgaaactggtgtctgcggctctgaggaacccagagtgtaaaatacagaaactgga gctgtacAATATCGGtgtcacagattctggtgccgaggatctcgcctCCGCTCTCAGGACAAACCGATCACTGACGAGGCTGAACCTGGGTTACAACTCGCTGACAGACGgatctgtccccgctctccgctgcctcatactgaccctcccgagtcTGGAACGGATCTG GTTACGGTACAATCAGTTCAGTTGGATTGGGAAGAAGGAACTGAGGCCTCTGCAGGAACTCAGACCAGAAGTAAGAGTGGACCTGTGA